The Peribacillus simplex genome contains a region encoding:
- a CDS encoding amino acid permease, giving the protein MVNKKWGLLILTTFVIGNMVGGGIFMLPAQLAQVSSPLGATLAWIVTGLGVFLIALVFGNLAVRKPDLKAGPQSYAQSLFKSPSKGRVSGYSMAWGYWAANWAATASVIISFAGYLSTFFPVMHSAKVIYTAGSFQLELGKALTFAVCSVALWGIQAILVRSFNSAGKMNLFATVTKVLGFLFFIIITIFIFDTSNLGNGAEFYDKAGSAISLGDQVNAAAISTLWAFIGIEAAVMLSNRAKSQNDVKKATILGLLIAVAIYIGITLLTMGAISQDDLKISQKPLVDALQAVVGSSGTYLMAALAVISLLGSTIGWIVVASEVPYQAAKSDLFPAYFAKANKNGTPVRSMTITNIMTQIFLFSTISGTILEAYKFSMIVATLAYLIPYLASVLYQLKLVMTGETYDIMKGSRVRDGIITILALIYSIWVIKTGTADMNTFILGIALYVFGIVLYPLWMRKKA; this is encoded by the coding sequence ATGGTAAATAAAAAATGGGGTTTATTGATTTTGACCACATTCGTAATTGGGAATATGGTCGGCGGCGGAATTTTCATGCTCCCTGCTCAATTAGCACAGGTATCCAGTCCATTAGGGGCCACATTGGCATGGATCGTTACTGGACTGGGAGTTTTTCTAATAGCTTTGGTGTTTGGGAACCTGGCAGTCCGGAAACCGGATTTGAAGGCTGGACCGCAAAGTTATGCTCAATCATTATTTAAATCCCCTTCTAAAGGAAGGGTTTCTGGGTATAGCATGGCTTGGGGCTATTGGGCTGCGAATTGGGCAGCGACAGCTTCTGTCATCATTTCATTTGCTGGTTACCTATCAACGTTTTTCCCGGTGATGCATAGTGCGAAAGTGATTTATACAGCGGGTTCTTTTCAGCTTGAACTGGGTAAAGCATTAACGTTTGCGGTATGTTCCGTTGCCCTGTGGGGGATTCAGGCAATCTTGGTAAGAAGTTTTAACAGTGCTGGGAAAATGAATCTTTTTGCTACGGTGACCAAAGTGCTTGGATTCTTATTTTTCATCATTATCACAATATTCATCTTCGATACTTCCAATCTAGGGAACGGAGCTGAATTTTATGATAAGGCGGGATCTGCTATCTCTTTAGGTGATCAAGTGAATGCTGCTGCAATATCAACATTATGGGCCTTCATCGGTATTGAAGCTGCCGTCATGCTTTCAAACCGGGCCAAGTCACAAAATGATGTAAAGAAAGCGACGATTCTTGGTTTACTTATCGCTGTTGCCATTTATATCGGCATTACTTTATTGACGATGGGTGCCATATCACAAGACGATTTGAAAATATCACAAAAACCGCTTGTTGACGCACTTCAAGCAGTAGTTGGTTCAAGCGGCACGTATTTAATGGCTGCTCTTGCCGTCATTTCCTTATTGGGATCTACAATCGGATGGATTGTCGTTGCATCAGAGGTTCCATACCAGGCAGCAAAATCGGATCTGTTTCCTGCCTATTTTGCAAAAGCGAACAAAAATGGCACACCCGTCCGTTCTATGACAATAACAAATATCATGACACAGATATTCTTATTCTCCACTATTTCGGGTACGATCTTGGAAGCTTATAAATTCTCGATGATCGTCGCTACACTCGCTTACTTGATCCCGTATCTTGCTTCGGTTCTGTATCAATTGAAATTAGTCATGACGGGGGAAACCTATGACATCATGAAAGGCTCAAGGGTACGCGATGGCATCATCACCATCTTGGCGTTAATTTACTCGATCTGGGTCATCAAGACCGGTACGGCTGATATGAATACATTCATACTTGGCATAGCCTTATATGTATTCGGAATCGTCCTATACCCACTATGGATGAGAAAAAAAGCATAA
- a CDS encoding YezD family protein — protein MEKKEELKIRHIISSLEDLQYGSVIITIHDGEITQVDTTEKKRFPLVKGRAIKSR, from the coding sequence ATGGAAAAGAAAGAAGAATTGAAAATCAGGCATATCATTTCAAGCTTGGAAGATTTGCAATATGGATCCGTGATAATAACCATACATGATGGTGAAATCACACAGGTGGATACAACCGAGAAGAAACGATTCCCATTAGTGAAGGGAAGGGCAATTAAATCTAGATGA
- a CDS encoding serine hydrolase, whose product MTLQTIEHDILALIESFKGKIAYKIENGHGDMIGYHENESFQSASLIKIPMIIEGYRQSEQKKIYLNQPVTIPPNEVTGGSGVLHVLSNKVFLTVEDLLTLMITVSDNTSTNMMMNLLGFEEINQCIKELGLKNTVLERKMQDFKALKEGRDNTISAEDTITCLKAIHTGNFLTKESQEKILRVFDNQQLRDKLPSLMGKGVKVASKTGGIRGVSHDCAIIRSETQTVYAAVLTEGMKSEEESRQVISKIGKLIYDDMVAE is encoded by the coding sequence ATGACCTTACAAACTATAGAACATGATATCTTGGCATTAATTGAATCATTTAAAGGGAAAATCGCATATAAAATTGAAAATGGTCATGGGGACATGATTGGATACCACGAGAATGAATCTTTTCAATCAGCGAGTCTTATCAAAATACCGATGATCATCGAAGGTTATCGTCAAAGTGAACAAAAGAAAATCTATTTGAATCAACCAGTGACCATCCCGCCTAATGAAGTGACAGGAGGATCTGGAGTCCTGCATGTCCTATCGAATAAGGTATTTTTAACTGTAGAGGATTTATTGACATTGATGATAACTGTTTCTGACAATACATCCACGAATATGATGATGAACCTGCTGGGATTTGAGGAAATTAATCAATGCATCAAGGAACTCGGGTTGAAAAATACTGTCCTTGAACGAAAAATGCAGGATTTTAAGGCATTAAAAGAAGGGCGCGACAATACCATATCGGCGGAAGATACGATTACCTGCTTGAAAGCGATACATACAGGAAACTTTTTAACGAAAGAAAGCCAGGAAAAAATATTGCGTGTATTTGACAATCAGCAACTAAGGGATAAACTTCCATCACTGATGGGCAAAGGGGTCAAGGTCGCCAGCAAAACGGGCGGAATTCGTGGAGTTTCCCATGATTGTGCAATCATTCGTTCAGAAACACAAACTGTTTATGCTGCAGTTCTTACTGAAGGTATGAAATCAGAGGAAGAAAGCCGTCAAGTAATCAGTAAAATTGGAAAATTGATATATGATGATATGGTCGCAGAATAA
- a CDS encoding YdcF family protein, giving the protein MLNERKMKRGKTLKRAMKLVVMSVVILLGYFGFLHMKIQESIHQQVPENADYLIILGARVKGSVPSLSLQYRIDKAAEYLTANKHTVVIVSGGKGPGEDISEAKAMQQGLIAQGIEEARIMMEDKSTTTHENIVFSKELIPDTAASGLIVSNDFHIYRAVEIARKEGLDMKGMPAKTPKVSLVKSYSREYLAITKYYLTELIGR; this is encoded by the coding sequence ATGTTAAATGAAAGGAAAATGAAGCGGGGGAAAACCTTGAAAAGGGCGATGAAGTTAGTGGTAATGAGTGTTGTTATATTACTGGGGTATTTTGGTTTTTTACACATGAAAATTCAAGAAAGCATTCACCAGCAAGTTCCGGAAAATGCCGATTACCTCATTATTCTTGGAGCAAGGGTCAAAGGTTCGGTTCCATCATTATCCTTACAATACCGGATTGATAAAGCTGCAGAATATTTAACGGCCAATAAACATACAGTTGTCATTGTATCTGGCGGCAAAGGACCGGGGGAAGACATTTCGGAAGCGAAAGCAATGCAGCAGGGGCTGATCGCCCAGGGAATTGAAGAAGCGCGCATCATGATGGAAGACAAATCTACAACAACTCACGAAAATATTGTATTCTCAAAAGAACTCATTCCTGATACAGCAGCTTCAGGATTGATCGTAAGCAATGACTTTCATATCTACCGGGCAGTTGAAATAGCAAGAAAAGAAGGCTTGGACATGAAGGGAATGCCGGCAAAAACACCCAAAGTGTCACTGGTGAAATCATATTCCCGTGAATATCTTGCCATTACCAAATACTATTTGACAGAGTTGATTGGGAGATAA
- the cspC gene encoding cold shock protein CspC: MEQGTVKWFNAEKGFGFIERENGDDVFVHFSAIQSEGFKSLDEGQKVTFDVEQGARGAQAANVQKA, encoded by the coding sequence ATGGAACAAGGTACAGTTAAATGGTTTAATGCAGAAAAAGGTTTTGGATTTATCGAACGTGAAAACGGAGACGACGTATTCGTACATTTCTCAGCTATCCAAAGCGAAGGCTTCAAATCTTTAGACGAAGGTCAAAAAGTAACTTTCGACGTTGAGCAAGGTGCTCGTGGAGCTCAAGCTGCTAACGTTCAAAAAGCTTAA
- a CDS encoding matrixin family metalloprotease, translating to MRRLMRNSVLLSTILVFLIPVSANAYNTFKGHKMSSGIGNYGKSTKFYWVDSSASTYSTKIANSFDRWIYSSKYAGILTPISYRKTTTKSASTIDFYRVNSLSGTNVIGRTTFFVNQKKVLPQNQNWYWSEIKLSKSLMTSIPKLQQVTISHEIGHAFGLAHTDNQLMDSNVDDAYRLGIQYPRKDEYNGINYLY from the coding sequence ATGAGAAGACTTATGAGGAATAGCGTATTATTAAGCACCATTCTTGTTTTTCTGATTCCAGTTAGTGCAAATGCCTATAATACATTTAAAGGGCATAAAATGTCTTCAGGAATTGGAAACTATGGTAAAAGTACAAAGTTTTATTGGGTGGATTCATCTGCAAGTACTTACTCTACAAAAATAGCAAATTCATTTGACAGGTGGATATATTCTTCCAAATATGCAGGAATATTAACCCCAATATCTTATAGAAAGACAACAACTAAGAGTGCTAGTACTATTGATTTTTATCGTGTCAACTCTCTTTCTGGAACAAATGTTATTGGGCGAACTACATTTTTTGTTAACCAAAAAAAAGTTCTTCCTCAAAATCAAAACTGGTATTGGTCAGAAATTAAATTATCAAAAAGCCTAATGACTTCTATACCTAAACTTCAACAAGTAACGATTAGTCATGAAATCGGACATGCTTTTGGTTTGGCTCATACGGATAATCAATTAATGGATTCAAATGTAGATGATGCTTATAGGCTAGGAATTCAATATCCTAGAAAAGATGAATACAATGGTATCAATTACCTTTATTAA
- a CDS encoding phage integrase SAM-like domain-containing protein: protein MGHFRVQKIEPLIIQRFIYDLVEETALSSNTIKKIIDMLKVVFRKAVSLKLVNENPVLNVTLPKRNNLEMTAWDTEQVEYFIQESKKHRNLIICFIRKCDQFCDHSRF from the coding sequence ATGGGGCATTTTAGAGTACAAAAAATTGAACCTTTAATAATCCAAAGATTTATTTATGATTTGGTAGAGGAAACTGCTTTAAGTTCTAATACGATTAAGAAAATTATTGATATGTTGAAGGTTGTTTTTAGAAAGGCTGTTAGTTTAAAGTTAGTAAATGAAAATCCAGTTTTAAATGTGACGTTGCCAAAGCGAAACAATCTTGAAATGACCGCTTGGGATACTGAACAGGTTGAATATTTCATACAAGAGTCAAAGAAGCACCGAAACTTGATAATTTGTTTTATAAGGAAATGTGACCAATTCTGTGACCACTCAAGGTTTTAG
- a CDS encoding glycerophosphodiester phosphodiesterase translates to MNKKLLAGAGVAFTLLFSPLSQAFASETITMGDLRKVDNVAHRGASAYAPENTIAAYDKAVKMKADYIEIDVQRSKDGELVLIHDTTVDRTTDGSGKVGDFTFEELRSLDAGSWKGEQFAGEQIPTFDEILDRYHGKIGILIELKAPELYPGMEESVAEELKERNLDKPQNEKIILQSFNHESMEKMNDLVPKVPIGVLTSSRADTTEQALQEFSTYADYFNPSYGIVTKELVNQVHSLDMKIGSWTVRSQEAADFLLDMGVDAIITDYPDYVDPRN, encoded by the coding sequence ATGAACAAAAAATTACTAGCAGGTGCCGGGGTAGCGTTTACGTTGTTATTCAGTCCACTAAGTCAAGCTTTTGCATCAGAAACAATAACAATGGGAGACTTAAGAAAGGTTGATAATGTTGCCCATCGTGGTGCATCGGCATATGCACCTGAAAATACGATTGCTGCTTATGATAAAGCAGTAAAAATGAAGGCAGATTATATTGAAATTGATGTTCAAAGAAGCAAGGATGGAGAATTAGTACTTATCCATGATACGACAGTTGATCGAACAACGGATGGATCTGGAAAGGTTGGTGATTTCACGTTTGAAGAACTAAGAAGCCTTGATGCAGGCAGCTGGAAAGGTGAGCAATTTGCTGGTGAACAAATCCCAACATTTGATGAGATTCTTGATCGTTACCACGGGAAAATTGGAATATTAATAGAATTAAAGGCTCCAGAGCTATATCCTGGGATGGAAGAAAGTGTAGCTGAAGAATTAAAAGAACGAAATCTTGATAAACCACAAAATGAAAAAATCATTCTCCAATCATTTAACCATGAATCAATGGAAAAAATGAATGATCTCGTTCCTAAAGTTCCAATCGGTGTGTTAACATCTTCAAGAGCTGACACAACAGAACAAGCCTTACAGGAATTTTCAACATATGCTGACTATTTTAATCCAAGCTATGGAATTGTTACTAAAGAATTAGTGAATCAAGTTCACTCTCTTGATATGAAAATTGGATCATGGACAGTACGTAGTCAAGAGGCAGCAGATTTCCTATTAGATATGGGAGTTGACGCAATTATTACGGATTATCCAGATTATGTAGATCCAAGAAACTAA
- a CDS encoding M28 family peptidase, which yields MYRKSLTVLLAAGMVLSTGTVFAQTNGATSAQSDTAFDNKVIKKISADNMYNTIAYLSEQPRAAGTEGELRAVKYIESQFKSLGFETKVQPFPIYDTVQNVKVKIGDSDLGGTPRAISGSISGKVTAELVNVGKAKPEEVGENVSGKIALVERGDITFVEKVQNVLNKGAVGVLMYNNSPSGNNFGQVSAGQNIPAVAITQAQGLELVEQLKTKQITSTLEVGKAERIEKTSYNVIASLKPKANKDNGQIVTVGAHHDSVPGGPGANDDASGVSAVLELARILAKTPIDTEIRFLTFGSEERGLVGSSFYADSLPKEDVDRMVAHFQMDMIGGRDAGEDNPAGGLIMYTIDGMKNLVTDLGSSAGARTMDVPIPYGQLGRSDHQPFHELGIPSALFIHSPVEPWYHQPTDTLDKISKEKLQQAAEIVGASVYQIARPETPALTNARVAPGTVDYDFDDRPVD from the coding sequence ATGTATAGAAAATCACTAACAGTACTATTAGCTGCGGGTATGGTTCTATCAACTGGTACAGTATTTGCACAAACAAACGGGGCAACAAGTGCCCAGTCTGACACAGCTTTTGATAACAAAGTTATCAAAAAAATTAGTGCGGACAATATGTATAATACGATTGCCTATCTATCAGAGCAACCGAGGGCTGCTGGTACAGAAGGGGAGCTCCGTGCAGTCAAATACATAGAAAGTCAGTTTAAGAGTCTTGGTTTTGAAACAAAGGTACAGCCTTTTCCCATCTATGATACGGTGCAAAATGTAAAAGTGAAAATTGGTGACAGTGATTTAGGAGGAACACCGCGTGCCATTAGCGGCAGCATCAGCGGGAAGGTAACGGCCGAACTTGTTAATGTTGGAAAAGCAAAGCCAGAGGAAGTTGGAGAAAATGTATCTGGGAAAATTGCACTAGTTGAACGTGGTGACATTACCTTTGTTGAAAAGGTTCAGAATGTCCTGAATAAAGGAGCGGTTGGCGTTTTAATGTACAACAACTCACCATCAGGAAATAATTTTGGACAAGTATCAGCGGGGCAAAACATACCTGCTGTAGCCATTACCCAAGCCCAAGGGTTAGAGTTGGTCGAACAGCTTAAAACTAAACAAATTACGTCCACTCTGGAAGTGGGAAAAGCTGAAAGAATCGAAAAGACATCCTACAATGTCATCGCTTCCCTAAAACCAAAAGCTAATAAGGATAATGGTCAAATCGTGACTGTTGGAGCCCATCATGATTCTGTCCCGGGCGGCCCTGGTGCAAACGATGATGCTTCGGGTGTATCAGCTGTGCTGGAACTGGCAAGGATCCTGGCCAAAACGCCAATTGACACTGAAATTCGCTTCCTCACGTTCGGCTCTGAGGAAAGAGGGCTCGTTGGATCATCTTTCTATGCAGATTCCCTTCCCAAAGAGGATGTAGACCGCATGGTGGCTCACTTCCAAATGGATATGATAGGCGGACGTGATGCTGGCGAGGATAATCCTGCAGGTGGTTTGATTATGTATACCATTGATGGAATGAAAAACCTTGTGACGGACCTGGGTTCCTCAGCAGGGGCCAGAACGATGGATGTTCCGATTCCTTATGGACAGCTGGGCAGGAGTGACCACCAACCATTCCATGAGCTTGGCATTCCATCCGCCTTGTTTATCCATTCCCCTGTAGAGCCTTGGTATCACCAGCCTACAGATACACTGGATAAGATATCGAAAGAAAAATTGCAGCAAGCAGCTGAAATTGTCGGTGCCAGTGTGTATCAAATTGCCCGTCCGGAAACGCCGGCATTAACAAATGCACGTGTAGCTCCTGGCACGGTAGACTATGATTTTGATGACCGTCCGGTAGATTAA
- a CDS encoding aminopeptidase, with protein MSDFQTNLEKYAELAVKVGVNIQQDQTLVVNTTLEGADLVRLIVKKAYENGARNVIVNWNDDIVSRTKYELAPDEVFHEYPKWRAEETIELAENGAAYLSVISSSPDLLKGVKPERIANFQKASGTALKKWRQYMQSDKVSWSIVAVPSKAWADKVFPEETEGKRIDLLWEAIFKAVRVDVKDPVEAWKKHDDTLHEKVDYLNDKHYQKLHYTAPGTDLTIELPDKHLWVGAGSVNVQGHEFMANMPTEEVFTVPLKTGVNGTVSSTKPLSYGGNIINNFSVTFKEGRIIEVKAEEGEEILKQLVETDEGSHYLGEVALVPFNSPISQSNVLFFNTLFDENASNHLAIGSSYAFCIEGGKNMSPEELAENGLNESLTHVDFMIGSEKMNIDGIKQDGTSEPVFRNGDWAF; from the coding sequence ATGAGTGATTTTCAAACGAATTTAGAAAAATATGCAGAACTTGCCGTAAAAGTCGGCGTAAACATCCAACAAGATCAAACCCTCGTCGTAAACACGACATTAGAGGGTGCTGACCTTGTGCGTCTCATTGTAAAAAAGGCTTATGAGAACGGTGCGCGTAATGTCATCGTTAATTGGAATGACGATATCGTTTCACGTACCAAATATGAACTGGCTCCGGATGAGGTCTTCCACGAGTATCCAAAGTGGCGAGCGGAAGAAACGATCGAACTTGCAGAAAATGGAGCTGCCTATCTATCCGTCATCTCCTCCAGCCCTGACTTATTAAAAGGTGTAAAGCCAGAAAGGATTGCCAACTTCCAAAAAGCATCCGGGACTGCACTGAAGAAGTGGCGCCAGTATATGCAATCCGATAAAGTAAGCTGGTCCATCGTTGCCGTCCCTTCAAAGGCTTGGGCTGATAAAGTATTCCCTGAAGAGACAGAAGGAAAACGTATTGATCTGCTATGGGAAGCCATTTTCAAAGCAGTTCGTGTTGATGTGAAGGATCCTGTGGAGGCCTGGAAAAAACACGATGATACCCTGCATGAAAAGGTTGATTATTTAAATGACAAGCATTACCAAAAATTGCATTACACGGCTCCTGGAACCGACCTGACTATCGAGTTACCCGACAAACACCTATGGGTCGGAGCAGGAAGCGTCAACGTACAGGGTCATGAATTCATGGCTAACATGCCTACCGAAGAAGTGTTTACGGTTCCATTGAAAACGGGTGTTAACGGTACGGTTTCCAGCACGAAACCCCTTAGTTACGGCGGCAACATCATTAATAATTTTTCCGTGACCTTTAAGGAAGGACGGATCATTGAAGTAAAAGCGGAAGAAGGGGAAGAAATCCTAAAACAATTGGTTGAAACGGATGAAGGTTCACACTATCTTGGAGAAGTGGCACTTGTTCCATTCAACTCACCGATTTCCCAATCGAATGTTTTATTCTTCAACACATTATTCGATGAAAATGCATCAAACCATCTCGCTATCGGCAGCTCCTATGCTTTCTGTATTGAAGGCGGAAAAAACATGAGCCCAGAAGAGCTTGCAGAAAACGGACTGAATGAAAGCCTTACACATGTCGATTTCATGATTGGATCAGAGAAAATGAACATCGACGGCATCAAACAGGACGGCACTTCGGAACCTGTCTTCCGTAATGGGGACTGGGCGTTTTAA
- a CDS encoding aldehyde dehydrogenase family protein — MTNLTLEVSGKLQKFLTGPKKLYINGQFVESASKKTFSTPNPATGQKLADVYEADKEDIDLAVKAARKAFDEGPWSRMSAASRSRLMYKLADLMEENKTELAQLETLDNGKPISETTNADIPLAIEHMRYFAGWSTKIVGQTIPVSGNYFNYTKHEAVGVVGQIIPWNFPLLMAMWKLGAALATGCTVVLKPAEQTPLSALYLAELLAEAGFPDGVVNIVPGFGETAGQALVDHPQVNKIAFTGSTEVGKLIMRSASYSLKRVTLELGGKSPNIILPDADFSKAIPGALNGVMFNQGQVCCAGSRVYIQKKHYDNVVADMASHAKNIKQGVGLDPSTQIGPLVSEEQQNRVMGYIEKGKNEGAEVLVGGNKPGEQGYFVSPTIFAGVEEDMTIAKEEIFGPVIAAMPFEDLDDVINRANASEYGLAAGLWTSDIANAHYVAGKLRAGTVWVNCYNAFDAASPFGGYKQSGIGREMGSYALDNYSEVKSVWINLGK; from the coding sequence ATGACAAATCTAACGTTAGAAGTAAGTGGAAAGCTGCAAAAATTTTTAACAGGACCAAAAAAGCTCTATATTAATGGTCAGTTTGTAGAAAGTGCTTCAAAAAAAACCTTCTCCACACCTAATCCTGCTACAGGACAAAAACTTGCCGATGTTTATGAAGCTGATAAAGAAGATATCGACTTAGCCGTCAAAGCTGCACGCAAAGCATTCGATGAGGGGCCTTGGTCAAGAATGAGCGCAGCTTCACGCAGTAGGCTAATGTATAAACTTGCCGATTTAATGGAAGAAAATAAAACTGAACTTGCTCAATTGGAAACGTTGGATAATGGTAAACCAATCAGTGAAACTACCAATGCCGACATTCCTTTAGCTATAGAACATATGAGATATTTTGCCGGCTGGTCCACCAAGATTGTCGGACAGACCATTCCAGTAAGCGGAAATTACTTTAACTACACAAAACACGAGGCTGTTGGTGTTGTCGGCCAAATCATCCCATGGAACTTTCCGCTTCTTATGGCGATGTGGAAACTGGGAGCGGCACTTGCTACAGGCTGTACGGTTGTATTAAAGCCTGCTGAGCAAACACCGCTTTCCGCTCTTTACCTGGCTGAATTATTGGCTGAAGCCGGTTTCCCGGATGGGGTCGTCAATATCGTTCCCGGTTTTGGTGAAACCGCTGGACAAGCACTTGTCGACCATCCGCAAGTAAATAAAATTGCATTTACCGGTTCGACCGAAGTTGGAAAACTGATCATGCGCTCCGCTTCATATTCATTGAAACGGGTCACATTGGAACTTGGAGGGAAATCGCCAAACATCATCCTACCTGATGCGGATTTCTCAAAAGCCATCCCTGGAGCTTTGAATGGGGTCATGTTTAACCAAGGTCAGGTATGCTGTGCCGGTTCCAGGGTTTATATCCAAAAGAAACATTATGATAATGTTGTTGCCGATATGGCAAGCCATGCAAAAAACATCAAACAAGGGGTAGGTTTAGATCCAAGTACACAAATTGGACCGCTTGTTTCCGAGGAGCAGCAAAATCGGGTAATGGGCTATATTGAAAAAGGGAAAAATGAGGGTGCGGAAGTTCTTGTCGGCGGAAATAAACCGGGTGAACAAGGCTACTTTGTTTCCCCTACTATATTTGCTGGTGTCGAAGAGGATATGACGATAGCCAAAGAAGAGATTTTCGGGCCGGTCATAGCGGCAATGCCATTCGAGGATTTAGATGATGTCATTAACCGTGCAAATGCCAGTGAATATGGATTGGCTGCCGGCTTATGGACTAGCGATATAGCCAATGCCCATTATGTTGCAGGGAAACTCCGTGCCGGTACTGTATGGGTGAACTGTTATAACGCGTTCGACGCAGCTTCCCCTTTCGGCGGTTACAAACAATCCGGAATCGGACGTGAAATGGGATCTTATGCACTCGACAACTATTCTGAAGTGAAAAGTGTCTGGATCAATTTGGGTAAGTGA
- a CDS encoding MFS transporter, which translates to MGNDAKMISQRKILGVAGLGWMFDALDVGMLSFIIVALKQDWNLTSEQVGWIGSINSIGMAVGAVFFGAMADRVGRKNVFIITLLLFSIASGLSAAVSTLSLFLILRFLIGMGLGGELPVASTLVSESVEASKRGRVVVLLESFWAVGWILAALISYFIIPAYGWRVALLLSAVPALYALYLRLKLPDSPKYTELEKKQRPSVLSNMKSVWKKEYSRQTLVLWILWFCVVFSYYGMFLWLPSVMVLKGFSMIQSFEYVLIMTLAQLPGYFSAAWLIEKMGRKFVLITYLIGTAVSAFFFGSSEGLALLIVSGMFLSFFNLGAWGALYAYTPEQYPTAVRGTGAGLAAGIGRIGGVLGPLLVGYLVAADTPISSIFTIFTIAILVGAIAVAFGKETKNTVLR; encoded by the coding sequence ATGGGAAATGATGCAAAAATGATATCGCAACGTAAGATACTAGGTGTTGCGGGTCTTGGATGGATGTTCGATGCACTTGATGTCGGTATGCTTTCTTTCATTATTGTTGCTTTGAAACAGGACTGGAACTTAACCAGTGAGCAGGTTGGCTGGATTGGGAGCATAAACTCAATAGGAATGGCTGTTGGGGCCGTATTCTTTGGTGCGATGGCTGACAGGGTCGGACGGAAGAATGTCTTTATCATTACATTATTATTGTTTTCAATCGCAAGTGGCCTGTCTGCAGCAGTCAGTACACTCAGCTTGTTCTTGATATTGCGATTTTTGATTGGAATGGGACTTGGAGGAGAACTTCCGGTTGCCTCGACATTGGTCTCTGAAAGTGTTGAAGCAAGTAAAAGGGGAAGGGTTGTCGTCCTTCTTGAAAGTTTTTGGGCGGTTGGCTGGATTTTGGCAGCACTCATCTCCTATTTCATCATTCCGGCTTATGGTTGGCGCGTTGCATTGTTATTGAGCGCAGTTCCTGCTTTATATGCGCTGTATCTGCGCTTGAAACTGCCGGATTCACCGAAGTATACGGAACTAGAAAAAAAGCAGAGGCCATCTGTATTAAGCAATATGAAAAGTGTCTGGAAAAAGGAATACTCCCGTCAGACCCTTGTATTGTGGATTCTATGGTTTTGCGTGGTCTTTTCTTATTATGGGATGTTTTTATGGCTGCCAAGTGTGATGGTCCTAAAAGGCTTCAGCATGATTCAAAGCTTTGAATATGTTTTGATCATGACGCTTGCACAGCTTCCGGGCTATTTTTCAGCTGCATGGCTGATAGAGAAGATGGGACGTAAATTCGTTTTGATCACATACTTAATTGGAACGGCCGTCAGTGCCTTTTTCTTTGGATCATCAGAGGGGCTGGCACTGCTGATAGTTTCCGGGATGTTCCTATCTTTCTTCAACCTAGGGGCGTGGGGGGCACTATATGCATATACACCTGAGCAGTATCCAACAGCAGTTCGTGGTACAGGTGCTGGGTTAGCTGCAGGGATCGGGAGGATTGGCGGTGTCCTGGGACCGTTGCTTGTAGGGTATCTAGTTGCGGCAGACACCCCGATTTCATCGATTTTCACCATTTTTACAATCGCTATTCTAGTGGGTGCGATTGCCGTAGCTTTTGGGAAGGAAACAAAGAATACCGTTTTGAGATAA